One stretch of Aquimarina sp. Aq107 DNA includes these proteins:
- a CDS encoding LytTR family DNA-binding domain-containing protein, which produces MTKAIIIEDESIAAIRLQNLIQEVNNQIMIVKVLTSINESIQYLSTESPDLIFLDINLSDGYSFEIFKILEINTPIIFTTAYSEYAIKAFEQNSIDYLLKPVAKNSLSRSIDKFFELNKNQLPEYKKLFLHNEKEYKKRFLAKINNSLKTIEIDEIAYFYTEEKLTFIQLWSGKKIPIDFSLKKLEQELDPSNFFRINRKYIIHLKCIEEMYYTSKSRIKVSLTPVATENNIFVAIEKLGKFKKWLSL; this is translated from the coding sequence ATGACCAAAGCTATTATTATAGAAGACGAAAGTATTGCTGCTATTAGATTACAAAACCTAATTCAAGAAGTCAATAACCAAATAATGATTGTTAAGGTTCTGACCTCCATAAATGAATCAATACAGTATTTATCGACAGAGAGTCCTGACTTAATTTTTTTGGACATCAATTTATCCGATGGATATTCTTTCGAAATATTTAAAATCCTTGAAATCAACACCCCTATAATTTTTACTACTGCATATTCGGAATATGCAATTAAAGCATTCGAGCAAAACAGTATTGATTATCTTTTAAAACCTGTTGCTAAAAACTCATTATCAAGAAGTATCGACAAATTCTTTGAGCTTAATAAAAATCAATTACCTGAATACAAAAAATTATTTCTTCACAATGAAAAAGAATATAAAAAAAGGTTTTTAGCAAAAATAAACAACAGTCTTAAGACTATTGAAATTGATGAAATTGCTTACTTCTACACGGAAGAAAAATTAACTTTTATTCAACTGTGGAGTGGAAAAAAAATCCCAATTGATTTTTCTTTAAAAAAATTAGAGCAAGAATTAGATCCTTCCAATTTTTTTAGAATAAACAGAAAATATATAATTCATCTAAAATGTATTGAAGAAATGTACTATACATCTAAATCTAGAATAAAAGTATCGTTAACTCCAGTTGCTACTGAAAATAACATTTTTGTAGCTATAGAAAAATTGGGGAAATTTAAAAAATGGCTGTCGCTGTAA